The sequence AGCGGAGGCCCGCGGGGGCCCCTACTCCTGGTCCTTGGCGTCGCCGTGCGTGATGACGTAGCAGATATTTTTGTAGTCGACGTTGCCGCTCACGTCGGGGGGGAAGGCCGCCCACATGTTCTTGATCTGGGGAAAGACGTAGGGGCGTCTCGCACAGGCCCTTAGGCTTCCCGGCCCCAGCCCCTTTGCTGCTCCGGCCCCGCCCCGATCCCCACTCACCTCTTCCTGGGAGAAGCGGTCACACTGCGTGGTCAGCAGCTCCTCCAGGCTGGAGAGAGGTGACACAAGGGGAGTTGCGATTGGGTTCCTGGTTCCTTTCCACTCCCTCGCACCTCATCCCCGTTGCCAGCCCCAGCCGCCCCCGAAAACCCAGGTCACTCTACTTCCTTTATTGGCCTCCCAGACACTCGCTTTTGCCCTCTCCGCCCACATTTGCTGTGAAAATGCAATCTTACCGCCCATTACCACAATCTTAACTACTCCCTTACCTCTGGCAGTGCCTAACCCTTCGTAGgaatttttgggtttttgttccttttgagacagggtctcgccctgtcgcccaggctggaatgcagtggtttgatcatggctcactgcaaactggaactcctgggctcaagggatcttcctgcctcagcctccggagtagctggaactataggtgtttgccaccactcccgcgaattttttttttttttggagacggagttttgctattgtcgcccagattggagggcagtggcgtgatctcggctcactgcaacctccgcctccagggttcaagcgattctcatgtcccagtctcccgagtagctgggactacaggtgcccgccaccacgcccagctagtttttgtatttttagtagagacggggtttcaccgtgttggccaggctggtcttgaactcctgacctcacatgatccacccgccttggcctcccaaagtgctgggattacaggcatgagccactgcgcccggccagcccaTGAATTTTTTAGTTaagtttttagaaacagggtcatGCTATGTTacacaggctgatctcaaactcctgtcctcaagcaaatcctcctgcctctgcctcccaaagcactgggattataggcctgagccacagggCCCAGCCTTGGTAGGAATTTAAGGAGGCTGTCAGTGTGGGAGCAGCTGGTGGAGTGGGGGAAGGGTCGGAAGGGTGGGGGAGCCGATGCTTACAACTTCTTCTTGATGGTGCCCTTTCCCTCAGGGTCCAGGACCTTGAAGGCTCCAGTGATCACATCCTCAGGGTCAGCACCTGTGGGAGTCACAGGGCACATGAAGCTGATGGGTCCCTGAAGGGTCTGGGAAAAGGCAGCTGGGGCCTTGGACCCAGGACACTCCACTCACCCTTGAGCTTCTCCCCGAACATGTTCAGGAAGACGGTGAAGTTGATGGGACCGCTGGCTTCCTTCATCATGGCGTCCAACTCCTCATTCTTCACATTGAGGCGGCCTGGAGGGGGTTGGGGGAAGCATGGGCTGGAGCGGGCTCCTGGGGCCGGGCCTGCGCTTCCTACTAATTCAGCTAATCCCATCCGTTTTTCAGCTGGGTAGACTGAGGCCCAAGGTGGAGCTGACAGGGCTGGAACCCAAGGCCACTGAATTTCCTAGACTCTGCATCCTTGAATATTCCCACCTGGGGGTAGGGGACTCACCCATGGCTGCGAAGGTGTCC comes from Symphalangus syndactylus isolate Jambi chromosome 11, NHGRI_mSymSyn1-v2.1_pri, whole genome shotgun sequence and encodes:
- the MYL11 gene encoding myosin regulatory light chain 11; its protein translation is MAPKRAKRRTVEGGSSSVFSMFDQTQIQEFKEAFTVIDQNRDGIIDKEDLRDTFAAMGRLNVKNEELDAMMKEASGPINFTVFLNMFGEKLKGADPEDVITGAFKVLDPEGKGTIKKKFLEELLTTQCDRFSQEEIKNMWAAFPPDVSGNVDYKNICYVITHGDAKDQE